In Panulirus ornatus isolate Po-2019 chromosome 40, ASM3632096v1, whole genome shotgun sequence, a single window of DNA contains:
- the LOC139761411 gene encoding LOW QUALITY PROTEIN: uncharacterized protein (The sequence of the model RefSeq protein was modified relative to this genomic sequence to represent the inferred CDS: inserted 2 bases in 1 codon) translates to MKWALVFPWPWWAMVWALYLPGSLSFLESNPDPEVAVLESLASDLFASHLDSMASDLLREGVNASMASDLLREGVNASLDPGPSRASSSSPDGEVLDALLFVLRKKTKRQATCPICAPGADCPPGCPSPGDPFSMGPVPFDPSFLPPPRSCPPCYPGTCCPPGCPQTPCPPCYPGEPCPVGCPATPCPPCYPGTPCPIGCPAKECPVCYPGAPCPAGCPQTPCPLCYPGSRCPPGCPPTPCPLCYPGTWCPAGCPVTPCPTCNPGEPCPIGCPISCPLCYPGTQCPAGCPVTPCPRCPPGEPCPPGCPQEPCPQCFPGQPCPLTCPQTPCPTCYPGQRCPLGCPQTPCPPCYPGEKCPLGCPLTPCPSCFPGEFCPPTCPAGRCPPCYPGQRCPAGCPPTPCPVCYPGNPCPSACPTTPCPSCYPGEPCPLGCPPTPCPECYPDTPCPPTCPLTPCPDCYPGQRCPTGCPPTPCPQCYPGDRCPVGCPMTPCPTCFPGTYCPPGCPSFVCPICYPGEDCPVGCPVSQCPQCYPGDRCPGTCPTTPCPVCYPADPCPPGCPRTPCPACYPGSPCPIGCPETPCPICYNDAFCPPECPIVPCPDCFPGQRCPSGCPETPCPICYPGDTCPIGCPVTPCPICYPGERCPAPCPITPCPTCYPGEKCPTPCPQTPCPTCYPGQSCPSVCPETPCPTCYPGEECPPGCPFTPCPFCYRGEPCPPGCPMTPCPNCFPGDLCPAGCPETPCPTCYPGEQCPSGCPPTPCPNCYVGERCPPGCPYVPCPPCYPGYECPGNCPVTPCPQCLPGDPCPPGCPMTPCPNCYPGFQCPPGXCPMTPCPQCLPGDPCPPGCPMTPCPQCFPGDPCPPGCPPTPCPQCFPGQPCPPGCNPRDCPECPRGPIGDEGRIGKWNPGKRGDPGPDGFGPPGPPGLPGPPGDCSRPETGCNECCSSEEDLESIIAVLDNRTSCCEQKTPPCPYDYQELHDRLDSLREMLDRLGEIQASMETHNVAMKTLAKRFRAMDFTGNPGPRGFKGHQGEKGGQGVKGLPGDCDREREKTPPKGPQGPQGDKGARGSPGSQGSCQCNGARGETGAPGEDVKGAMGPRGAKGTKGKRGESRIVSFDEGTPTPFTSTMSSRKRQLADPSSLTTTTTTPVVVVHDDHDHLITTPTTPTPTPKPRRRSSKRRRHRGSS, encoded by the exons ATGAAGTGGGCTCTGGTCTTCCCATGGCCGTGGTGGGCCATGGTGTGGGCTTTGTACCTTCCAGGGTCGCTCTCCTTcctggaatcgaacccggaccctgAGGTCGCCGTGCTGGAAAGCCTTGCCAGCGACCTCTTCGCCTCACACCTGGATTCCATGGCCTCCGATCTCCTTCGGGAGGGCGTGAACGCCTCCATGGCCTCCGATCTCCTTCGGGAGGGCGTGAACGCCTCCCTGGATCCAGGGCCTTCCAgggcctcctcttcttctcccgaCGGGGAGGTCCTGGACGCCCTTCTCTTCGTCCTACGCAAGAAGACGAAGAGGCAAGCCACCTGCCCCATCTGCGCCCCTGGGGCTGACTGCCCACCTGGATGCCCCTCCCCTGGGGACCCCTTTTCCATGGGCCCCGTCCCGTTCgacccttctttccttcctcctccaagatCTTGTCCACCATGTTATCCTGGGACTTGCTGTCCCCCAGGGTGTCCCCAGACGCCCTGCCCTCCTTGTTACCCTGGAGAACCGTGTCCTGTGGGATGTCCAGCCACGCCGTGTCCACCCTGTTACCCTGGGACACCATGTCCCATTGGTTGTCCAGCCAAGGAGTGTCCCGTCTGCTACCCGGGGGCCCCATGCCCCGCCGGATGTCCTCAGACGCCGTGTCCCCTGTGTTATCCAGGCTCCAGGTGTCCACCGGGATGTCCACCGACGCCGTGTCCACTTTGTTACCCTGGGACCTGGTGTCCAGCGGGATGTCCAGTGACGCCATGTCCCACATGTAATCCCGGTGAGCCATGTCCTATCGGGTGTCCTATATCATGTCCACTCTGCTACCCCGGTACCCAGTGTCCTGCAGGATGTCCAGTGACGCCATGTCCTCGCTGCCCTCCAGGAGAACCATGTCCACCCGGATGTCCCCAAGAGCCATGTCCACAATGCTTTCCTGGACAACCTTGTCCTCTTACATGTCCACAGACCCCGTGTCCTACTTGCTACCCGGGACAACGGTGTCCCCTGGGGTGTCCACAGACCCCGTGTCCTCCTTGCTATCCCGGAGAGAAATGTCCCCTGGGATGTCCACTGACCCCGTGTCCATCATGTTTTCCGGGGGAATTCTGTCCCCCGACATGTCCCGCGGGAAGATGTCCACCTTGCTACCCGGGACAAAGATGTCCTGCGGGTTGTCCCCCGACCCCATGTCCTGTTTGCTATCCGGGTAATCCATGTCCCTCAGCATGTCCAACGACGCCATGTCCTTCATGTTATCCGGGAGAACCGTGTCCACTAGGATGTCCTCCGACCCCATGTCCAGAATGCTATCCAGATACCCCATGTCCACCGACATGTCCACTGACGCCATGTCCTGATTGTTACCCAGGGCAGAGGTGTCCCACAGGATGTCCACCGACGCCGTGTCCACAGTGTTACCCAGGGGATCGGTGTCCAGTAGGATGTCCAATGACCCCATGTCCTACTTGTTTCCCTGGGACTTACTGTCCCCCGGGATGTCCGTCATTCGTATGTCCCATTTGCTATCCAGGAGAGGACTGTCCCGTAGGATGCCCAGTGTCCCAGTGTCCACAGTGTTATCCGGGTGACCGCTGTCCGGGGACATGTCCCACGACGCCTTGTCCCGTATGTTACCCGGCAGACCCATGTCCACCGGGATGTCCAAGAACCCCATGTCCAGCATGCTACCCAGGAAGCCCATGTCCAATAGGGTGTCCTGAGACACCATGTCCTATATGTTACAATGACGCTTTCTGTCCCCCCGAATGTCCAATAGTCCCATGTCCAGATTGCTTTCCGGGCCAAAGATGCCCTAGTGGATGTCCAGAAACACCATGTCCAATATGCTATCCAGGGGACACGTGTCCTATCGGCTGTCCAGTGACACCATGTCCAATATGCTACCCAGGGGAAAGATGTCCCGCGCCGTGTCCAATCACCCCGTGTCCAACTTGCTATCCTGGTGAAAAATGTCCTACCCCATGTCCACAGACACCATGTCCAACGTGTTATCCGGGACAGTCCTGTCCCTCTGTATGTCCTGAGACACCGTGTCCTACTTGTTATCCGGGAGAAGAATGTCCACCAGGATGTCCCTTCACGCCATGTCCATTTTGCTACCGGGGGGAACCGTGTCCACCCGGATGTCCAATGACCCCGTGTCCGAATTGCTTCCCTGGCGACCTCTGTCCAGCGGGATGTCCCGAGACACCGTGTCCCACGTGTTATCCAGGGGAGCAATGTCCCAGCGGATGTCCACCGACGCCATGTCCAAACTGCTACGTAGGAGAGAGGTGTCCACCGGGGTGCCCATATGTCCCATGTCCACCTTGTTACCCAGGGTATGAATGTCCAGGCAACTGTCCCGTGACCCCATGTCCACAGTGCCTCCCCGGAGACCCATGTCCCCCAGGGTGTCCCATGACCCCGTGTCCAAATTGTTACCCGGGATTCCAATGTCCCCCAGG GTGTCCCATGACCCCATGTCCACAGTGCCTCCCCGGAGACCCATGTCCCCCAGGGTGTCCCATGACCCCATGTCCACAATGCTTCCCCGGAGACCCATGTCCCCCAGGGTGTCCCCCGACCCCATGTCCACAGTGCTTCCCCGGACAGCCATGTCCCCCAGGGTGCAACCCCAGAGATTGCCCCGAGTGTCCAAGGGGACCCATTGGCGACGAGGGACGAATCGGCAAATGGAACCCTGGGAAGAGAGGGGACCCGGGACCTGATGGCTTTGGTCCCCCAGGTCCCCCAGGTCTACCGGGTCCCCCAGGGGACTGCTCAAGGCCCGAGACAGGATGCAACGAGTGCTGCTCCTCTGAAGAGGATTTGGAGAGCATCATCGCCGTCTTGGACAACAGGACCTCCTGCTGTGAG CAGAAGACACCTCCGTGTCCGTACGACTACCAGGAGCTCCACGATCGCTTGGACAGCCTGAGAGAAATGCTGGACAGACTGGGCGAGATCCAGGCGTCTATGGAAACCCACAATGTCGCTATGAAGACCCTGGCCAAGAGGTTCAGAG CGATGGACTTCACAGGAAACCCTGGACCTCGGGGTTTCAAAGGCCACCAGGGCGAGAAGGGAGGTCAGGGCGTGAAGGGCCTGCCTGGAGATtgcgacagggagagagagaagaccccCCCTAAAGGACCCCAGGGTCCGCAGGGCGATAAGGGCGCCAGGGGATCGCCCGGAAGCCAAGGG TCATGCCAGTGTAACGGCGCCAGGGGGGAGACTGGGGCCCCTGGCGAGGACGTGAAGGGCGCTATGGGCCCCAGGGGCGCGAAGGGAACGAAGGGCAAGCGAGGGGAATCAAGGATCGTCTCCTTCGACGAAGGGACTCCAACGCCCTTCACCTCGACCATGTCCTCACGCAAGCGACAGTTGGCGGATCCAAGCTCCCtcaccacgacgacgacgacgcccgTTGTCG
- the LOC139761531 gene encoding uncharacterized protein, producing MHVPLVLLWTSILLAGVPQGSNASPHVSSSPPRPSALLPEILAFEDAMRSLEAQEEADRGSPSDQHAREEGGIMMRSFGDSFPDEGPDEDIMIPPEEKDEDGFEDVLSGVLKNSSSSSASSSSRVKRQIQTSSPWRSSTYTPPRRNSPPFCPSLTPPPSHYNKRKYLKYVVDQHVPGCVSAKCSKKCHTRHEREACVFDFDILVMRLAILESRLKELSKVEARLKIHAALLLNIRNNPGYPGEGGDRGDPGAKGHEGSKGPPGSRGNHGSCTVSRSFINPQAGPQGPPGHKGNPGPPGDKKCGCDGERGEPGPPGEDLKGRRGPRGPRGDKGSRGPSGIP from the exons ATGCACGTACCACTGGTGTTGTTGTGGACCAGCATCCTTCTAGCTGGGGTTCCTCAGGGATCCAATGCGTCCCCTCACGTATCCTCCAGTCCTCCTAGACCTTCGGCACTTCTCCCTGAGATCCTGGCCTTCGAGGATGCCATGAGATCCTTAGAAGCACAGGAGGAGGCAGATCGTGGCAGTCCTAGCGACCAGCatgcgagggaggaaggggggataaTGATGAGGTCCTTCGGTGATTCCTTCCCCGATGAAGGACCCGACGAGGACATTATGATCCCACcggaggagaaagatgaagatggCTTCGAGGACGTCCTCTCTGGGGTCTTAaagaattcttcttcttcttctgcttcttcttcttcgaggGTAAAGAGACAGATTCAAACAAGCTCACCATGGCGGTCATCCACCTACACTCCTCCACGAAGAAACTCACCACCCTTCTGCCCTTCACTGACCCCGCCACCCAGCCACTACAATAAGAGGAAGTACTTGAAGTATGTGGTGGATCAACATGTCCCCGGTTGTGTGTCAGCCAAGTGCTCCAAGAAATGCCAC actCGGCACGAGCGGGAGGCCTGTGTCTTCGACTTCGACATTCTCGTCATGCGTCTGGCGATTCTGGAGTCCAGATTGAAAGAATTGTCCAAAGTGGAAGCCAGGCTGAAGATCCACGCTGCTCTCCTGCTCAACATCAGAAACAACCCTGGCT ATCCGGGCGAAGGAGGTGATCGGGGTGACCCAGGAGCAAAAGGCCACGAAGGAAGCAAGGGCCCTCCAGGTAGCAGAGGTAACCATGGCTCCTGCACCGTCAGTAGGAGCTTCATCAACCCACAGGCTGGCCCCCAGGGCCCGCCGGGCCACAAGGGAAACCCAGGTCCCCCGGGGGATAAGAAATGCGGCTGCGATGGAGAACGTGGGGAGCCAGGTCCCCCTGGGGAAGACCTGAAGGGGCGCCGTGGACCCAGGGGACCAAGAGGTGACAAGGGATCAAGAGGACCCAGTGGGATCCCCTGA
- the LOC139761532 gene encoding uncharacterized protein isoform X1 has protein sequence MSWKGFMVLLVTVIMAATTMASPLPKPSVSYGLGGHGGFGGGARAFGSGGFGGVSSHGLGYGFHHGRGFLGGGRSRIVRIQPALGGFAGFAQPSFGGYGGYGYGK, from the exons ATGTCTTGGAAGGGT ttTATGGTTCTTTTGGTGACCGTGATCATGGCAGCGACTACCATGGCTTCTCCCCTCCCTAAACCCTCTGTGAGTTACGGACTCGGTGGCCACGGAGGCTTTGGAGGAGGTGCGCGAGCATTTGGAAGTGGTGGATTCGGCGGAGTCAGTAGCCACGGATTGGGATACGGCTTCCACCACGGCCGTGGTTTCCTCGGCGGCGGTCGCTCGAGAATTGTCCGAATCCAACCTGCGCTCGGAGGCTTCGCTGGCTTCGCCCAGCCTAGCTTCGGGGGCTATGGTGGCTATGGCTATG GTAAATGA